tgtttctttattcattGTGTACTATAAAACGAAGAGGTTAATAGGGTTTGAAACTGTGGACTTTTATTGTTATgtgtttattatttttttagacATAGCCTTACTTCCTCTTTGTACGAGTATGTTATATACCCGCGAAATATTCTAACTGTTTTAGCGAACGCAGATGCGCGTGAACAACTAGGATTAATTGTTGTTGATCTAAAAAACGGAATAGGAAGCGGTATAAATGGCTTAGGAAGCGGCATAAATGGCTTAGGAAACGGCATAAATGGCTTAGGAAACGGCATAGGAAATGCTGTAGATCATATGTTCGGTATGTACACTTTGCAAATGCTTCCTTTCGTAACATCGTACTAACCTATTAAGAAGGGACAAATCGAAGAGATGAAGCACCTCCgaacgaagaaattgaacttCAACCTCTTGCTGAGCAAAGCGCTGAAGTTTGAGTTTTACCGAACCTGCTTTACGTTTTTATACTTCGCatcttctttgaaaacatCCATGTCAATTGCAGTCCATCAAGTTTCCGCCATTTTTTTTGCGtccaaaaaagcaagcatCAGGGATTTCTTCGACTTTGATTGGTTTACTCATTCACTCTTTTATGAAtcttctattttgtttcacAGCACcgttcatcttcttcgtgAATAGAATAGAACaccctttttaatgattatttaattattcaGACGAAAATTCTGCCGTAATGAACTTAGTACTTCCGCATGTAATTCATAAATGGCAAAGACGATTGTGATTACCGCCAGAGGTAAAATTGATTAACAGCGTAGAAAGCACCAATGTTCAGATCAAAAGATTCGACAGATGTAgcttaataaattaaattatcGTTTACTTAGGGAGTCAAGTCGACGCActatgaaaatatattaGTGGATCCAAATATATGTAAGTACAAGGTTTTTTCAACCCATAAACTCATACGCTGAGTCTTACACTTAGCGGCGTAGAAACAAAGCTGTGACAACCTAGTAGGATGTGAATTCatagaaaagacaaaaaacaGTGTGTTTTCAAATCTTATAATATTATATCGTTTTCCATTCAACCGCGACAAAATACCACAGATAGCTCTGAGCAGGGATGGATATTAAAGGACATCAAGTCAAATGAAATACTGGACGAGTATCTCACAGTACAAGTAGCTTGATAGACAACTAGAGACGTCCATggccatacctaggcgaaaacaccagttcccgtccgatcactgcagttaagcgtctgagggtctcgttagtTCAGTACTGTGGTTGGAGACAAtatgggaatccgggatgctgtaggATTcctactttttttttagcgATTAGTACAAAGGGTACTACTGTTAAtacgttcttttttttaccatttttgtttcttgaaATGGTATTGAAGTACCGTTCTTCAAGCTGCAGTTTGTGAAGCTTCCCTgcttgaaatttttttggacAGACTACCTCGAAAACTCTTATCctaaaatattttccttaCTCTTTCTACAATTTCGCTCAAAGTAATTGCATTCGTTTGAAAACTAAGCagcaaaatcaaaattttaGACTTCtctcttttaaaaaagcggttgtttttttcaacatctttggcttttctttttcgcaTGTACATATGTtaatttcattataaaAAGTTCAAGTATGGATATTAAGAAATCATTGTCAaagcaagaagaaattgaagaaatcaaacCCATTGATGAACCCGTTGATGCCTCTTTCTTGATTACATGGGACTCTCCAACTGATTCcaagaatccaaaaaacTGGCCCTACTCCAGAAGATGGATGCAGCTAGTTATCGTTTCTGTGTTCGCTCTATTGGGGCCCATGGCATCATCAATGGTGGCTCCCTGTCTCGACCAAATTGCTGAACGCTTTCATGTTGAAAACTCAACAGAGAAAGCCCTGATCCTCAGTATATACTTGCTGGTTTTTGCAGTTTCACCCATGATAAGCGCTCCCCTATCCGAAATATTTGGTCGTCGAATCTTACTACAAGCAGGAAATGTCATTTTTATTGgtaagtttcttttttttatcatcTGAATCTAATCTTTAGTTTTTAATATGGCTTGTGGACTGGCAAAAACCAAAGCTCAAATGTACATTTTTCGGTTTTTAGCCGGCTTTGGTAGTGCAACACCAATGGGTTTAGGGAGCGGAACGTAAGTCTATCTTTTTATACAATTGATTCCCGTCTTTGACACCTTTTAGAATAAGCGATCTCTTCACTCcagaagaaagaggaagagcTGTCGCAGTCATGTCTCTGGCTCCTTTGTTGGGTCCCACTATAGGGCCAGTCATTAGTGGATTTATCGCTGAATATACAACTTACAAATGGATCTTTTGGTCAACTACCATTTTCAGTGGGTTTGTATTTGCTCTCTCCATACCCTTTTTAACGGAAACGTATCCCAAAACCTTGTTGGGACGCAAAGCAAGAAagcttaataaaaaagagaacaCCCTGAAATACCATACAGAATGGCGCTTGGAGCACATTCCTCAGCGGAAACTTGTCGCTCCTGCCTTAATGCGACCATTAAAAATGTTGACAACACAACCTGTGGTAATTTTATGTGCAGGATATATGGCTATTCAATACGGTAGGTGAACTCTTTGTATAgtgtttattgttttttaacCAGTAGGTATTCTTTATCTTGTACTAACAACTTATCCTGTTTTGTGGACGCATGATTATCATGAGCGTTCCTCCATTGCTGGTTTACATTATATAGCTCCGGGTCTTGGTTTAATTTTAGGTAGTCAAGCATCTGGCGTTTTCATCGACAAGACCTTTCgttttctgaaaatgaGAAACAACGGAAAGATGGCTCCAGAATTTCGCGTCCCGGTTATTTTATTAGGTACTATGTTTTTCCCAACGGGCCTGATTGTTTATGGATGGACTGCCAAGTACCATACTCATTGGATTGGTCCTGATATTGGCGCCGCAATGTTTAATGTTGGTCTCATGTTGGGTTGGCGTGGTATTCAAACTTATTTAATTGATACCTTTATAATTTATGCTGCATCGTCAACTGCAGTTGCCTGTTGCATTCGCTCTCTTGCAGCGTTCGGTTTTCCATTATTTGGACAAACTCTTTACGATCGTTTAGGCTACGGATGGGGAAACTCGCTCTTAGCTTTTATGTATGTGgtattttctattttctgaaaaatcGGTATTAATCAGTAATAGCGTTTTGGGATCTTCTATCATAACCTGTTCCGTCCTTTGGTTTGGAGGAAAGGGACTTCGAACAAAGTCCAATATGGTTGTCTTCAAGGATGAATAATTTGCGAGGATATAATTTCGGATTACTTCTATTCCACAACTTGGATATTTTTCAGTAAATTTATATAAACCCGGTATGTAGTAAGGATCTTCTAGGTTGATTTAGGGTATCGGATTTTTGGTAATTATTTAGACAttattttaattcttttcttaatCGATTGCCATAAAAATGGCTTAATTGGGAATGTAGTGAGACTAAGATTTCAGAAATGAGAATACAAGCTAATTTCTTGACAATTATGTGAATTCTTACGCCCGAATATGACTTATACTTTTTCGAACGACAGCGTTCATTTTGAGCATTTATGTGAATAGTAGTACGAACAAAGATAACAGGAAATCAGATTGAAGGTGAAAACGTCTATTTCTCCTTCCTTAATGACTCCATTTGggtccttttttttttttttttttttcaacatgTATTTCATACATGTTAATTCTATAAATCATAATTATGAGGTGGTTCATGAATAGATGATCAGCGCATCAATCCTCTTGATATTATGAGGGCATTAGACCGGTTCCGGTATGTTTTTGAtcaacttcatttttcgGATGCAGGGCCTCAAAAGTAGATAGTATacataaaaagaaaaaaaaggaagaagaagatcGTTACTACCTTGTGGGCGATTTGTTTGCATTCATAATCAAGGGTAAaatatggaagaaaagagaaaccgGTCTTAAAGATATAGCTATTGATTTGAAGAGAAAGACAGCACAACTCGGCCGCTAAATGTTGAGGACCAATAATTCTTGGATAATGATGAGAAATAGCTCAAAACACTACTTGGCTATCAACCAAAGCTGCATCGTACGTATGAGTTTTTCGAGAACTTGGCAAGCTCTTTTTCATGCTGTGATTGCATGGCAAATGTTCGCGGAGCCTTTTATATAGGATTGTTGGCTGATGGTTCTTCTGCTTACTGGATTACTTACTACATTTCGATCCCCCAAAGCTTAGTTTCTGCGGCTTCCATAGCCAAGACTGTTCTGCATTACCTACTGCAGGATCAGTGTATTTTTGGGCTTTTGCTGCTGGCGGAAGAAAATATGGTCTGCTGATAGGCTTCATGGTCGCTTGGTGGACAGTTGTAACATGGACCTCCTTTGTTGCCGTGGGTTGTCAATCAACAACAAAGTTTATATTTGGAGAGCTTCCTGTGTTTGACTCCAAGTTTTCAGCTAGCTCTTCCGACGTTAAGTTTCGAGTGTTCAATGGGCTGTGGACGAAGGCTTGCTTCTCATTTCCGTGCTCATTAACGGTATACCACCAAAGTGGGTCTGCTACGTATTTCAGCTTGTTATCCTACTGGACGTTTTGCTCAATATAATGGGCTTCCCTTCGCCGCTTCAAAGAAGTACGGTTTTCGAGACCGAAAATTCATGATGTCTACAAATTATGAGCTTGGGAACGTGAACCATGGAGGGTCTTGGtgtttgacttttttttgtacgGCTTGTATCCTCGTCGGTTACGACGCTGCTGGACATGTGGCCgaggaaacaaagaacgCCAGTCAAACTGCCGCCCGAGGGCCGTTTTACTCTGCTCTTTCTAATAGTATTGTAAGTGCCGGTATAGTGGTCGTTTTCCTGTATTGCCTCCCGCCAAGCCAAACCTTGTATCCTctaatgaaaacaaacgagCATCAACCATTCGTACGCTTCTATGCTTTTGCATAGGGAAAAAGAGCCCGTGTTTTATTGAATGTTGTTGGCGTGTTTGAAAGCATGTTGGACACAACCGTATCTATCGTAGCTTCAAGTAGACTTGTATTTGCTGTTGCTTGCGATGGTGTTCTCCCCTTTTCTGAGAGGCCGATCAAAGTGGATAAACATGGTCAGCCAAAAAATGATGTCCATTTTATATCTTCTGTAGCAGCTATACTTTTGTTGTCCAATTTACCCAGTGCTGTCGCCTTTACCTCTTTAATGTCGGCAACCGCTGTACCCACGATTCTCTCATATATTATCATAGCTTTCGGGagactttttctttccaaagatAAATTTCCCAAACCCAGGTGGTTACTTGGATTTCTATCCAAGTCTTTCCTGGTAGTAACCTTTTTGTGGAATTTATTCACCGCAGTCATCTTGTTTTCACCAAGGCTTATCCTGTAACAGCAAATTATGCACCTGCTGTCTTTGGTGCAATGACAATTTGTGGACTGTTAAGTTGGCTCATGATACCAGCAGCCAAATGGAATACTTTTCATGAATCAGCGAATGACTGtagttttgtttcaaaaccAATTATGAAAATGCACATCACatcaaatcaaataaagatGAAGCAAGTTCCTAGTTTATTGATTCACAATGGGTTGCTAGGTTTTCGTTGTTTACTCATACTTGTGTATTTCAGTCGTCAGCATTTCTGTACACCAAATAGGAGCTCGTGTTTGGGGACTTATTCAAAAGATCAAAAGCCGTAGAATTGCTTGTAATGACTTTTAGGTAGCTGCAACCTCTTTCATACCTGCTGTGAATCTGCCTTTCCATTTGTAACAAAGCCGAATGAATTGCAACCGGACTCAGTCACTTGTTTAATACATTagtaaaaatgaataactaaatgaaaaacttgTTTTCTGATATCAAACGCATTCATGCAGACTgcttgtttacattttgtcACTTACTCCAGAGTACGTTTATCATACTACGAACTagtataataaataacttCAACGTTCAAAAATGTTAAGCACTTACAAAAGACTAAAGAGTCATTccatttcttccaa
The nucleotide sequence above comes from Schizosaccharomyces osmophilus chromosome 3, complete sequence. Encoded proteins:
- a CDS encoding Amino acid permease, translating into MMSTNYELGNVNHGGSWCLTFFCTACILVGYDAAGHVAEETKNASQTAARGPFYSALSNSIVSAGIVVVFLYCLPPSQTLYPLMKTNEHQPFVRFYAFA
- a CDS encoding Thiamine transporter Thi9 — translated: MLDTTVSIVASSRLVFAVACDGVLPFSERPIKVDKHGQPKNDVHFISSVAAILLLSNLPSAVAFTSLMSATAVPTILSYIIIAFGRLFLSKDKFPKPRWLLGFLSKSFLVVTFLWNLFTAVILFSPRLIL
- a CDS encoding transmembrane transporter; this translates as MDIKKSLSKQEEIEEIKPIDEPVDASFLITWDSPTDSKNPKNWPYSRRWMQLVIVSVFALLGPMASSMVAPCLDQIAERFHVENSTEKALILSIYLLVFAVSPMISAPLSEIFGRRILLQAGNVIFIVFNMACGLAKTKAQMYIFRFLAGFGSATPMGLGSGTISDLFTPEERGRAVAVMSLAPLLGPTIGPVISGFIAEYTTYKWIFWSTTIFSGFVFALSIPFLTETYPKTLLGRKARKLNKKENTLKYHTEWRLEHIPQRKLVAPALMRPLKMLTTQPVVILCAGYMAIQYGILYLVLTTYPVLWTHDYHERSSIAGLHYIAPGLGLILGSQASGVFIDKTFRFLKMRNNGKMAPEFRVPVILLGTMFFPTGLIVYGWTAKYHTHWIGPDIGAAMFNVGLMLGWRGIQTYLIDTFIIYAASSTAVACCIRSLAAFGFPLFGQTLYDRLGYGWGNSLLAFIVLGSSIITCSVLWFGGKGLRTKSNMVVFKDE